The following proteins come from a genomic window of Oncorhynchus mykiss isolate Arlee chromosome 19, USDA_OmykA_1.1, whole genome shotgun sequence:
- the LOC118941465 gene encoding probable G-protein coupled receptor 83: MRVACLWLSLTYLATSLDGLGAREYNNSTIFGGGLFVDAEGLLNLSAPYTPNRTNVFSLDLDDGTLADWRSMAVKNCYGGESHNRTVKSLLVLAYSFIIVISLFGNTLVCHVVIKNKRMHSATSLFIINLAVADILITLLNMPFTLVRIGPGT, encoded by the coding sequence ATGCGAGTTGCGTGTCTGTGGCTGTCCCTCACCTATTTGGCCACCAGCCTCGACGGGTTGGGGGCACGGGAATACAACAACTCAACCATTTTCGGCGGGGGTCTATTTGTGGATGCAGAAGGGCTGCTAAACCTGTCAGCTCCGTACACGCCCAACCGGACAAATGTCTTCTCGCTTGACCTGGACGACGGCACGCTCGCGGACTGGCGCTCCATGGCAGTTAAGAATTGCTACGGTGGAGAGTCCCATAACCGGACCGTGAAATCCCTACTGGTCCTGGCTTACTCGTTCATCATTGTCATCTCGCTGTTCGGAAACACGCTGGTGTGCCATGTGGTGATCAAGAACAAGCGGATGCACTCCGCCACGAGTCTGTTCATCATTaacctcgcagtggcagacatTCTTATAACGCTGCTCAACATGCCCTTTACTTTGGTGCGAATCGGACCGGGGACATGA
- the LOC110498684 gene encoding probable G-protein coupled receptor 83 produces MCHISRFVQYCSLHVSTLTLTAIALDRRQVILHPLRPRMSPARGVVCVILIWVMASCFSLPHAIYQELLTFVYSKEKVRSLCVPDFPEPSDVYWQCIDLLTFILLYVLPLLIITAAYSTVARRLWRRNAIGDTTTAQFAVQRRKRRRTLAMLLVVVGVFAVCWFPLNCYVVLLSSQAIQSSNALYFCFHWLAMSSTCYNPFIYCCLNPAFRQELRLLLGMCRRRGRGGVGPVLVAPPSCALCHRAAWPESRTCSRPSHASSHPSRASSRPSHSSSSHQLPKDRHVLFSARHANKTDILSVEPIVAVS; encoded by the exons ATGTGCCACATCAGCCGGTTCGTCCAGTATTGCTCCCTGCACGTATCCACACTCACGCTCACGGCAATCGCGCTGGACAGACGCCAG GTCATTCTCCACCCTCTGAGGCCCCGCATGTCCCCGGCTCgcggtgttgtgtgtgtgattcttATCTGGGTCATGGCCAGCTGCTTCTCCTTGCCTCATGCCATCTACCAGGAGCTCCTAACCTTCgtgtacag TAAGGAGAAGGTGCGCAGCCTTTGTGTCCCCGACTTCCCCGAGCCCTCTGACGTCTATTGGCAGTGCATTGACCTCCTCACCTTCATCCTCCTCTACGTCCTACCCCTCCTCATCATCACGGCCGCCTACTCAACCGTGGCTCGCCGCCTGTGGCGCCGTAACGCTATCGGGGACACCACCACTGCGCAGTTCGCTGTGCAGCGGCGGAAGCGGCGGCGCACCCTGGCTATGTTGTTGGTGGTTGTTGGGGTGTTCGCGGTATGCTGGTTCCCTCTGAACTGCTACGTGGTGCTTCTCTCCAGCCAGGCCATTCAGTCATCCAATGCCTTGTATTTCTGTTTTCATTGGCTGGCGATGAGCTCGACGTGTTACAATCCCTTCATCTACTGTTGTCTGAACCCCGCCTTCCGCCAGGAGCTAAGGCTGCTATTGGGCATGTGCCGGAGGAGGGGGCGTGGAGGGGTGGGGCCGGTGCTGGTGGCTCCACCCTCCTGCGCACTCTGCCACAGAGCCGCCTGGCCGGAGAGCCGCACCTGTTCTCGTCCGAGTCACGCCTCTTCACACCCGAGCCGCGCCTCCTCTCGGCCAAGCCACTCCTCGTCCTCTCACCAGCTTCCTAAAGACAGGCATGTCCTTTTCTCTGCTAGACATGCCAATAAAACAGACATCCTATCAGTGGAGCCTATAGTAGCTGTCAGTTAA
- the LOC110497530 gene encoding cyclin-dependent kinase 2-associated protein 2, protein MSYKPIAPAPSGSNHTPPGSSVPSPSLPSNFRPAFSDFGPPSMGFVQPVKVSQGSTYSELLSVIEEMSREIRPTYAGSKSAMERLKRGIIHARALVRECLAETERSART, encoded by the exons ATGAGCTACAAACCCATCGCCCCTGCTCCGTCCGGCTCCAACCACACCCCGCCAG GTTCCAGTGtgccctccccctcactcccctccAACTTCAGACCAGCGTTCAGTGATTTCGGCCCGCCGTCGATGGGCTTCGTTCAG ccagTGAAAGTGTCTCAGGGCTCAACCTACAGCGAGCTGCTGTCAGTTATCGAGGAGATGAGTCGCGAGATCCGCCCCACCTACGCCGGGAGCAAGAGCGCCATGGAGAGGCTAAAGAGAG GTATCATTCACGCGAGGGCGCTGGTCAGGGAGTGTCTGGCGGAGACAGAGAGGAGCGCTCGCACATAA
- the LOC110497529 gene encoding AH receptor-interacting protein-like isoform X1: protein MEELATKLLEEGIQKKVVSPGKGELSTFPDGTKVIFHYRSSLCDGTVLDDSRTMGGRSKPMELILGKKFKLAVWERVIATMREGEVADFTCDVKHTALYPLVSQSLRNISAGKDPLEGQRHCCGIAQIHSHHSLGHCDLDQLQANPQPLVFTLELMEVLTPGSFRLDIWAMTDEEKLEVVPQIHVEGNALYKKGDVKEAAEKYHNAIACLKNLQMKERPGDECWIKLDLMITPLMLNYCQCQMVQGQYYEVLDHCSSIISKYEDNMKAYFKRAKAHAAVWNETEARADFAKVVELDPSLGLSVAKELRAMEERIRSKEKEEKGRYKSLFSYDSNALATATTG, encoded by the exons ATGGAGGAACTGGCTACCAAGCTACTCGAAGAAGGCATTCAGAAGAAAGTGGTCAGTCCAGGTAAAGGAGAGCTTTCAACGTTTCCTGATGGGACCAAG GTGATATTCCACTACCGCTCCAGCCTGTGTGATGGCACGGTGCTGGATGACTCCAGGACCATGGGGGGCCGGAGCAAGCCCATGGAACTCATCTTGGGAAAGAAGTTCAAGCTGGCCGTTTGGGAGCGAGTCATTGCCACCatgagggagggagaagtggCAGATTTCACATGTGACGTCAAG cACACAGCCCTGTACCCGCTGGTGTCCCAGTCCCTGAGGAACATCAGTGCAGGGAAGGACCCCCTGGAGGGCCAGAGACACTGCTGTGGCATCGCTCAAATCCACTCACACCACTCACTGGGCCACTGTGACCTGGACCAGCTCCAGGCCAACCCTCAGCCCCTGGTCTTCACCCTGGAGCTCATGGAG GTTTTGACGCCCGGCTCGTTTAGACTGGACATCTGGGCGATGACGGACGAGGAGAAGCTGGAGGTGGTGCCTCAGATCCATGTGGAAGGTAACGCCCTGTACAAGAAGGGCGACGTGAAGGAGGCGGCCGAGAAGTACCACAATGCCATCGCCTGTCTAAAGAATCTGCAGATGAAG GAGCGTCCGGGCGATGAGTGCTGGATCAAGCTGGACCTCATGATCACGCCCCTGATGCTGAACTACTGCCAGTGTCAGATGGTCCAGGGTCAGTACTACGAGGTGCTGGACCACTGCTCCTCCATCATCTCCAAATACGAGG ACAACATGAAGGCCTACTTCAAGCGGGCCAAGGCCCACGCGGCAGTGTGGAACGAGACGGAGGCGCGGGCGGATTTTGCCAAGGTGGTGGAGCTGGACCCGTCGCTGGGGCTCTCGGTGGCTAAGGAGCTGAGGGCCATGGAGGAGAGGATCCGCtccaaggagaaggaggagaagggccGCTACAAGAGTCTGTTCAGCTACGACAGCAACGCCCTGGCCACCGCTACCACG GGCTGA
- the LOC110497529 gene encoding AH receptor-interacting protein-like isoform X2 yields MEELATKLLEEGIQKKVVSPGKGELSTFPDGTKVIFHYRSSLCDGTVLDDSRTMGGRSKPMELILGKKFKLAVWERVIATMREGEVADFTCDVKHTALYPLVSQSLRNISAGKDPLEGQRHCCGIAQIHSHHSLGHCDLDQLQANPQPLVFTLELMEVLTPGSFRLDIWAMTDEEKLEVVPQIHVEGNALYKKGDVKEAAEKYHNAIACLKNLQMKERPGDECWIKLDLMITPLMLNYCQCQMVQDNMKAYFKRAKAHAAVWNETEARADFAKVVELDPSLGLSVAKELRAMEERIRSKEKEEKGRYKSLFSYDSNALATATTG; encoded by the exons ATGGAGGAACTGGCTACCAAGCTACTCGAAGAAGGCATTCAGAAGAAAGTGGTCAGTCCAGGTAAAGGAGAGCTTTCAACGTTTCCTGATGGGACCAAG GTGATATTCCACTACCGCTCCAGCCTGTGTGATGGCACGGTGCTGGATGACTCCAGGACCATGGGGGGCCGGAGCAAGCCCATGGAACTCATCTTGGGAAAGAAGTTCAAGCTGGCCGTTTGGGAGCGAGTCATTGCCACCatgagggagggagaagtggCAGATTTCACATGTGACGTCAAG cACACAGCCCTGTACCCGCTGGTGTCCCAGTCCCTGAGGAACATCAGTGCAGGGAAGGACCCCCTGGAGGGCCAGAGACACTGCTGTGGCATCGCTCAAATCCACTCACACCACTCACTGGGCCACTGTGACCTGGACCAGCTCCAGGCCAACCCTCAGCCCCTGGTCTTCACCCTGGAGCTCATGGAG GTTTTGACGCCCGGCTCGTTTAGACTGGACATCTGGGCGATGACGGACGAGGAGAAGCTGGAGGTGGTGCCTCAGATCCATGTGGAAGGTAACGCCCTGTACAAGAAGGGCGACGTGAAGGAGGCGGCCGAGAAGTACCACAATGCCATCGCCTGTCTAAAGAATCTGCAGATGAAG GAGCGTCCGGGCGATGAGTGCTGGATCAAGCTGGACCTCATGATCACGCCCCTGATGCTGAACTACTGCCAGTGTCAGATGGTCCAGG ACAACATGAAGGCCTACTTCAAGCGGGCCAAGGCCCACGCGGCAGTGTGGAACGAGACGGAGGCGCGGGCGGATTTTGCCAAGGTGGTGGAGCTGGACCCGTCGCTGGGGCTCTCGGTGGCTAAGGAGCTGAGGGCCATGGAGGAGAGGATCCGCtccaaggagaaggaggagaagggccGCTACAAGAGTCTGTTCAGCTACGACAGCAACGCCCTGGCCACCGCTACCACG GGCTGA